The Microbacterium luteum genome includes a region encoding these proteins:
- a CDS encoding heavy metal translocating P-type ATPase has product MSEVTKSQVEGVELDDDDDHDGPWWTDRGIMVPVFSGIAFLTGLILEWTGAEIPALVLFWIGLLLGASTFTPGAIRKLFKGKLSISLLMTISAIGAVILGYVEEAAALAFLYSIAEALEDKAMDRARGGLRALLKLVPETATIRQGGTTVEVAAKDLAVGQLMLVRPGERIATDGIVRTGRSSLDTSAITGESIPVEVEPGDAVSAGAINTAGALEVETTAAGTDNSLTTIVELVEQAQAEKGDRARLADRIARPLVPGVLILAVLVAVIGSLFGDPELWITRALVVLVAASPCALAISVPLTVVAAIGSASKFGVIIKSGAVFERFGVIRHVAVDKTGTLTRNQPAVTAVLTVDGVTEQQALAWAATLEQHSTHPLAAAITAAAPGAPGAEGVTERAGHGIEGTLDGARITVGSPRWLDAGTLGDRVAALEEKGMTVVIVHRDSSPVAAIGVRDELRPEVPEVVRTLVAQGIGVTMLTGDNARTARALAAQAGIEDVRAELRPEDKAAAIGELGKNGSVAMIGDGINDAPALAAADIGIAMGATGSDAAIESADVAFTGHDLRLLPRAFDHARRGRHIINQNIILSLLIITALLPLALFGVLGLAAVVLVHEIAEVVVILNGLRAARTRKTSA; this is encoded by the coding sequence ATGAGTGAAGTGACGAAGTCCCAAGTGGAGGGCGTCGAGCTGGACGATGATGATGACCACGACGGTCCCTGGTGGACCGATCGCGGGATCATGGTCCCAGTCTTCTCCGGCATCGCGTTCCTCACCGGTCTGATCCTCGAGTGGACGGGGGCGGAGATCCCGGCGCTGGTGCTGTTCTGGATCGGCCTGCTGCTGGGCGCGTCAACGTTCACCCCGGGCGCGATCCGGAAGCTGTTCAAGGGCAAGCTGAGTATCAGCCTGCTGATGACGATCAGCGCGATCGGCGCGGTGATCCTCGGCTACGTCGAGGAGGCTGCCGCGCTGGCGTTCCTCTACTCCATCGCGGAGGCGCTGGAGGACAAGGCGATGGACCGCGCCCGCGGTGGGCTGCGGGCGCTGCTGAAGCTCGTCCCGGAGACCGCGACCATCCGTCAGGGTGGCACCACGGTCGAGGTCGCGGCGAAGGACCTCGCCGTCGGCCAGCTCATGCTGGTGCGTCCGGGTGAGCGGATCGCAACCGACGGCATCGTCCGGACGGGACGCTCGAGCTTGGATACGTCCGCGATTACCGGGGAGTCGATCCCGGTCGAGGTCGAGCCCGGAGACGCGGTGTCGGCGGGTGCGATCAACACGGCTGGTGCGTTGGAGGTCGAGACGACCGCGGCGGGCACGGACAACTCACTGACCACGATCGTCGAGCTCGTGGAGCAGGCGCAGGCAGAGAAGGGCGACCGCGCCCGCCTCGCGGACCGGATTGCCCGCCCGCTCGTCCCCGGCGTGCTGATCCTCGCCGTCCTCGTCGCCGTGATCGGGTCGCTGTTCGGTGACCCGGAGTTGTGGATCACCCGCGCTCTTGTGGTGCTGGTGGCGGCGTCGCCGTGCGCGTTGGCGATCTCGGTGCCGCTGACGGTGGTGGCGGCGATCGGTTCGGCGAGCAAGTTCGGCGTGATCATCAAGTCCGGTGCCGTGTTCGAGCGGTTCGGCGTGATCCGTCACGTCGCCGTCGACAAGACCGGCACCCTCACCCGCAACCAACCCGCCGTCACCGCCGTCCTCACCGTCGATGGCGTGACCGAGCAGCAGGCGCTGGCCTGGGCGGCCACGCTGGAGCAGCACAGCACCCACCCGCTCGCCGCGGCGATCACGGCCGCAGCTCCCGGAGCCCCCGGAGCCGAGGGTGTGACCGAGCGGGCAGGTCACGGCATCGAAGGCACCCTCGACGGGGCACGGATCACCGTCGGCAGCCCCCGCTGGCTCGACGCCGGGACACTCGGCGACCGGGTCGCGGCCCTGGAAGAGAAGGGCATGACGGTCGTGATCGTGCACCGCGACAGTTCGCCGGTCGCGGCGATCGGTGTCCGGGACGAGCTGCGCCCCGAGGTTCCCGAGGTCGTCCGCACCCTCGTCGCCCAGGGCATCGGGGTCACGATGCTCACCGGCGATAACGCCCGCACAGCCCGTGCCCTGGCCGCGCAGGCCGGAATCGAGGACGTGCGCGCCGAGCTGCGCCCTGAGGACAAGGCAGCAGCGATCGGCGAACTCGGCAAGAACGGGTCGGTCGCGATGATCGGCGATGGCATCAACGACGCCCCCGCCCTCGCGGCGGCTGACATCGGGATCGCGATGGGCGCGACCGGCTCGGACGCCGCGATCGAGTCCGCCGACGTCGCCTTCACCGGCCACGACCTGCGGCTACTCCCGCGTGCGTTTGACCACGCCCGCCGCGGACGGCACATCATCAACCAGAACATCATCCTGTCGCTGCTGATCATCACCGCCCTGCTCCCGCTCGCCCTGTTCGGCGTCCTGGGTCTCGCGGCCGTGGTGCTCGTGCACGAGATCGCCGAGGTCGTCGTGATCCTCAACGGCCTGCGCGCCGCACGTACACGGAAGACCAGCGCGTGA
- a CDS encoding heavy metal translocating P-type ATPase: MTASPTTAAPTAEAQDHAHGSARWELWFAIAAGVTYAGGMIAEFALGLPMVGWPLVFFLATYFFGGFFTFRTAIASTLRGKFEVDFLMLIAAIGAALIGRWAEGAVLLFLFSLGHALEEYALSRASKSIESLAELAPRNALVRRSGDEPVEVPVEEIVVGDVVVIRPNSRIPSDGFVISGLSAVDQSAVTGESIPVEKEPVADPERAMRTVDTLPAANRVFAGTVNGSGVLEIEVTATAADSTLSKVVELVRTADQAASPTQQFIDRFQRWYVPAVILGVTVTLLISWLAFAQRFPDAFYLAMTVLVAASPCALAIATPAAVLAGVARAARAGVLVKGGAPLETLGRVRAMAFDKTGTLTWGAPRVTSVTPAGDGPESDLIRTLVAVEALSDHPLAEAIVRDLEPRVPQTERLTATDLKAVVGRGVTATIDGERVDVGNLRMFDEQQLALTGTLADAYAQARDSGQTLMIVRRGDRFLGIVGVMDASRAESAQVLNALRAANVGQLVMISGDNQRVADAVGREVGVDTAIGELLPEDKVAQITRLAETHRPIAMVGDGVNDAPAMARADVGIAMGAAGSTVALETCDIALMSDDLGRVPFAVRLSRATSRIIRQNLIASLAIVAFLILATFLGLNIGAVVLIHEGSTLIVVANALRLLNFERGKEHHGIDHEDKPTP, translated from the coding sequence ATGACTGCTTCCCCGACGACTGCCGCGCCCACTGCTGAGGCGCAGGACCATGCTCACGGCTCCGCCCGGTGGGAGTTGTGGTTCGCGATCGCCGCGGGCGTCACCTATGCCGGCGGGATGATCGCCGAGTTCGCGTTGGGGCTGCCAATGGTCGGGTGGCCGTTGGTGTTCTTCCTTGCCACCTACTTCTTCGGCGGGTTCTTCACGTTCCGCACCGCGATCGCCTCCACGCTGCGCGGCAAGTTCGAGGTCGACTTCCTCATGCTGATCGCCGCCATCGGCGCCGCCCTCATCGGCCGGTGGGCGGAGGGCGCGGTGCTGCTGTTCCTGTTCAGCCTCGGCCACGCGCTCGAGGAGTACGCGCTCAGCCGCGCCAGCAAGTCCATCGAATCCCTCGCCGAGCTCGCCCCCCGTAACGCCCTGGTGCGCCGGAGCGGGGACGAGCCGGTGGAAGTGCCGGTCGAGGAGATCGTGGTCGGCGACGTCGTGGTCATCCGCCCGAACTCCCGCATCCCCTCAGATGGCTTTGTAATCTCGGGACTGTCCGCAGTGGATCAGTCCGCGGTAACCGGGGAGTCGATCCCGGTGGAGAAGGAGCCGGTGGCCGACCCGGAGCGGGCGATGCGCACCGTCGACACCCTCCCCGCCGCCAACCGGGTCTTCGCCGGCACCGTCAACGGGTCCGGAGTGCTCGAGATCGAGGTCACCGCTACCGCTGCGGACTCGACGCTCAGCAAGGTCGTCGAGCTGGTCCGCACCGCCGACCAGGCCGCGTCCCCCACACAGCAGTTCATCGACCGGTTCCAGCGTTGGTACGTGCCCGCGGTGATCCTCGGCGTCACCGTCACCCTCCTGATCTCCTGGCTGGCGTTCGCGCAGCGGTTCCCCGACGCGTTCTACCTCGCCATGACGGTGCTCGTCGCTGCCAGCCCCTGCGCTCTCGCGATCGCCACCCCGGCCGCGGTCCTCGCGGGCGTGGCCCGTGCCGCCCGGGCCGGCGTGCTCGTCAAGGGCGGCGCCCCGCTCGAGACCCTTGGACGGGTCAGGGCGATGGCGTTCGACAAGACCGGCACCCTGACCTGGGGTGCCCCCCGGGTGACGTCCGTCACGCCTGCTGGCGACGGTCCCGAGTCCGACCTGATCCGCACTCTCGTCGCAGTCGAGGCGCTCAGCGACCACCCTCTTGCCGAGGCGATCGTCCGCGACCTCGAGCCCCGCGTCCCCCAGACCGAGCGCCTCACAGCGACAGACCTGAAGGCGGTCGTCGGCCGCGGCGTCACGGCGACGATCGACGGGGAACGCGTCGACGTCGGCAACCTTCGCATGTTCGACGAGCAGCAGCTCGCGCTTACCGGCACACTGGCCGATGCCTACGCGCAGGCGCGAGACTCCGGTCAAACGCTGATGATCGTCCGCCGCGGTGACCGATTCCTCGGCATCGTGGGAGTCATGGATGCCTCCCGCGCGGAATCCGCTCAAGTACTCAACGCCCTCAGGGCTGCGAACGTGGGGCAACTCGTGATGATCTCCGGCGACAACCAGCGCGTCGCCGACGCAGTCGGCCGGGAAGTCGGCGTCGACACGGCAATCGGCGAGCTACTCCCCGAGGACAAGGTCGCCCAGATCACCCGCCTCGCCGAAACCCACCGACCCATCGCAATGGTCGGCGACGGCGTCAACGACGCCCCCGCGATGGCCCGCGCTGACGTCGGCATCGCGATGGGCGCCGCCGGATCCACCGTCGCCCTGGAAACCTGCGACATCGCCCTGATGAGCGACGACCTCGGACGTGTCCCGTTCGCGGTGCGGCTCAGCCGCGCGACAAGCCGGATCATCCGACAGAACCTCATCGCCAGCCTCGCGATCGTTGCATTCCTCATCCTTGCCACTTTCCTGGGGCTGAATATCGGCGCCGTTGTTCTCATCCACGAAGGCTCTACCCTGATCGTCGTCGCCAACGCACTCCGTCTGCTCAACTTCGAGCGAGGCAAGGAGCACCACGGTATCGATCATGAGGACAAGCCCACCCCGTGA
- the cmtR gene encoding Cd(II)/Pb(II)-sensing metalloregulatory transcriptional regulator CmtR, with protein sequence MLTLTSRLDVMNRLGRAMADPTRSRILMTLLGGPSYPAVLSRELELTRSNVSNHLTCLRDCGIVVAEPEGRQTRYEIADPHLTAALTALVDVTLAVNENAPCVDASCTVPGCCGIGADA encoded by the coding sequence GTGCTGACTCTTACTTCGCGTCTAGATGTCATGAACCGGCTCGGCCGGGCGATGGCGGACCCGACGCGCTCCCGGATCCTGATGACCTTGCTCGGTGGCCCGAGCTACCCGGCCGTGCTGTCGCGCGAGCTGGAGCTGACCCGCTCGAACGTCTCGAACCATCTGACCTGCCTGCGCGACTGCGGCATCGTGGTCGCCGAGCCCGAGGGGCGGCAGACGCGCTATGAGATCGCTGACCCGCACCTTACGGCGGCGCTCACCGCGCTCGTCGATGTGACGCTGGCGGTGAACGAGAACGCGCCGTGTGTGGACGCGTCCTGCACGGTACCGGGGTGCTGCGGAATCGGAGCCGACGCATGA
- a CDS encoding metal-dependent transcriptional regulator: MPVTSPAIEDYLKTVYAHTEWQPDAITPLVLATRLGVAPSTVTEMVKKLAAQGLVTHIPYKAIRLTDVGHARALAVVRRHRLIETWLAREMGYGWDEVHDEAEILEHAISDRLLEAIDARLGRPARDPHGDAIPTADGTVESEPAVRLDEAFTGQQGRVIRISDRDPAVLRELDRAHIRPGSALRVAEVAGEASVVVTLAGEPHALPRAAAAAIWISA, translated from the coding sequence ATGCCTGTCACGAGCCCTGCCATTGAGGACTACCTGAAGACGGTGTACGCACACACCGAGTGGCAGCCTGATGCCATCACGCCGTTGGTGCTCGCGACGAGGCTCGGCGTGGCACCGTCGACGGTCACCGAGATGGTCAAGAAGCTGGCCGCTCAGGGCCTCGTGACCCACATCCCCTACAAGGCGATCCGGCTGACGGATGTCGGGCACGCACGCGCGCTTGCAGTGGTGCGCCGGCACCGGCTGATCGAGACCTGGCTCGCACGCGAGATGGGATACGGGTGGGACGAGGTGCACGACGAAGCCGAGATCCTCGAGCACGCCATCTCCGACCGGCTTCTCGAGGCGATCGACGCGCGGCTCGGCAGGCCCGCGCGCGACCCCCACGGCGACGCGATCCCCACCGCCGACGGCACCGTCGAATCGGAACCCGCTGTGCGACTCGATGAGGCATTCACCGGGCAGCAGGGCCGCGTCATCCGGATCAGCGACCGTGATCCCGCCGTGCTGCGCGAGCTCGACCGGGCGCACATTCGCCCCGGCAGTGCACTTAGGGTCGCCGAGGTCGCGGGCGAGGCGTCCGTCGTCGTGACCCTCGCCGGAGAGCCGCATGCTCTCCCACGCGCGGCTGCGGCGGCGATCTGGATCTCCGCCTGA
- a CDS encoding ArsR/SmtB family transcription factor, protein MVSAEMRREMGPLSVAEAERLAEIMQALASPVRLRILSALSARPSTVTELSEQLQIGQTTVSNHLRLLRHLSLVTGSRAGRHIHYSLFDDHVTELLDEAIGHLEHLPRGG, encoded by the coding sequence ATGGTCAGTGCTGAGATGCGTCGGGAAATGGGTCCTTTGTCCGTGGCAGAGGCCGAGCGGCTCGCCGAGATCATGCAGGCGCTGGCGTCGCCAGTGCGGCTGCGCATCCTGAGCGCGCTAAGCGCTCGACCGAGTACGGTGACCGAGCTCAGCGAGCAGTTGCAGATCGGCCAGACGACCGTGTCGAACCATCTGCGGCTGCTACGGCACCTCAGCCTCGTCACCGGTAGTCGCGCCGGCCGACACATTCACTATTCGCTCTTCGACGACCATGTCACCGAGCTCCTCGACGAGGCCATCGGACATCTCGAGCACCTGCCGCGCGGAGGATGA
- a CDS encoding DUF4307 domain-containing protein produces MTTKEELAERYGRAQRPIRRRLFWIAVTGVAALSVAALAWLTVSNSFDDVGFDETGFELVDARTVTVSFQATPPAGAAFACAVQALDEDFGIVGWRVVEYPGSEETTRAFVETIPTVAQATTGTVKVCWVT; encoded by the coding sequence GTGACGACGAAGGAAGAGCTTGCCGAACGCTACGGTCGTGCTCAGCGCCCTATCCGCCGCCGACTGTTCTGGATCGCCGTCACAGGTGTGGCGGCGTTGTCCGTCGCTGCGCTTGCATGGCTGACCGTCTCGAACTCGTTCGACGACGTCGGATTCGACGAGACAGGTTTCGAGCTGGTCGATGCCCGCACGGTGACCGTATCCTTCCAGGCCACCCCACCCGCCGGCGCGGCGTTCGCATGCGCTGTGCAGGCGCTGGATGAGGACTTCGGCATCGTGGGCTGGCGTGTGGTCGAATACCCGGGGTCAGAGGAGACCACGCGAGCCTTCGTTGAGACGATCCCGACCGTCGCACAGGCCACGACCGGCACCGTGAAGGTCTGTTGGGTCACCTAG
- a CDS encoding Nramp family divalent metal transporter, with protein MTDDARPATAAPDPATLAANPKRAASVGRVAWLIGPALVAGVAYLDPGNVASNMTAGAKYGYLLVWVVVLGNVMAWLIQYLSAKLGIVTGRSLPEVLGGRIRNRWGRRAYWLQAELVAMATDLAEVIGGAVALNLLFGVPLVWGGLITGIVSIVLLVLQSRRGPRTFEFVIMGLLVIIAVGFTVGVFVAPPDPAGLLAGLVPRFADANSVLLAASILGATIMPHAIYAHSALSRDRFATHRGEQGGGGEARAWHGFGIRRDADAAPERLPGTATAVPADRLLRATRWDVSIAMAIAGTVNLCILLLAAVNLAGVEGTDSLEGAYAALGATLGPVIATLFAVGLLASGLASTSVGAYAGAEIMHGLLHVRVPLILRRLVTLIPALLSLWLGFDPTLSLVLSQVVLSFGIPFALVPLVALTARVSVLGRWKNHWATTAAGIGASVFLITLNGVLLWLVFTGA; from the coding sequence ATGACCGATGATGCCAGGCCCGCGACGGCCGCACCGGACCCCGCGACATTGGCGGCGAACCCCAAGCGCGCCGCATCGGTCGGACGCGTTGCCTGGTTGATCGGGCCTGCACTCGTCGCGGGCGTCGCCTATCTCGACCCCGGCAATGTCGCGAGCAACATGACGGCGGGCGCGAAATACGGGTACCTGCTGGTCTGGGTTGTGGTGCTCGGCAACGTCATGGCATGGCTCATCCAGTACCTCTCGGCGAAGCTGGGCATAGTCACCGGGCGGAGCCTGCCCGAGGTGCTCGGCGGTCGCATCCGGAACCGTTGGGGACGCCGCGCCTATTGGTTGCAGGCCGAGCTCGTGGCCATGGCGACTGACCTGGCCGAGGTCATCGGCGGCGCCGTCGCACTGAACCTGCTCTTCGGCGTGCCGCTCGTCTGGGGCGGCCTCATCACTGGCATCGTCTCGATCGTGCTGCTCGTACTGCAGTCGCGGCGAGGCCCGCGCACGTTCGAGTTCGTGATCATGGGGCTGCTCGTGATCATCGCGGTCGGGTTCACGGTCGGCGTCTTCGTCGCCCCGCCAGATCCGGCCGGCCTCCTCGCGGGCCTCGTCCCACGCTTCGCCGACGCCAACTCGGTGCTGCTGGCAGCGTCGATCCTCGGGGCGACGATCATGCCGCACGCCATCTACGCGCACTCGGCCCTCAGCCGGGATCGCTTCGCAACGCACCGGGGAGAACAGGGCGGCGGCGGCGAGGCGCGCGCATGGCACGGCTTCGGAATCAGGCGGGACGCGGATGCCGCACCAGAGCGCCTCCCCGGCACCGCGACGGCTGTGCCGGCCGACAGGCTCCTCCGCGCCACCCGCTGGGACGTGTCGATCGCGATGGCGATCGCGGGAACCGTCAACCTCTGCATCCTCCTGCTCGCGGCGGTGAACCTCGCGGGCGTCGAGGGCACCGATAGCCTCGAGGGCGCCTATGCCGCGCTCGGAGCAACACTCGGTCCTGTAATCGCGACGCTCTTCGCGGTCGGCCTCCTTGCATCGGGGCTTGCGTCGACCTCGGTGGGCGCCTACGCAGGCGCCGAGATCATGCACGGTCTGTTGCACGTACGCGTCCCACTCATCCTCCGCCGACTCGTCACGCTCATCCCGGCGCTTCTGAGCCTTTGGCTCGGCTTCGACCCGACGCTCTCCCTCGTGCTCAGCCAGGTTGTGCTCTCGTTCGGTATCCCGTTCGCACTCGTACCTCTTGTCGCACTCACGGCGAGGGTGAGCGTGCTCGGACGGTGGAAGAACCATTGGGCGACGACCGCCGCCGGCATCGGGGCATCGGTGTTTCTGATCACGCTGAACGGCGTGCTGCTCTGGCTCGTGTTCACCGGGGCGTGA
- the lspA gene encoding signal peptidase II: MTTQDVAAAIDEENAGARPQARRALGVVLIVAVLAVALDQGSKALAVAQLTPGERIPLLGDLFGLSLVYNPGAAFSLGSGATWVLTLVGVIAAAAVVVFAVRLRGARWGLALGLVLGGAVGNLVDRLLSPPSLGRGHVTDFLAYGDLFVGNIADVFVVVGVGLVSLNLLTPSPRAATNSE, translated from the coding sequence GTGACCACGCAGGACGTCGCTGCCGCGATCGACGAAGAGAATGCGGGCGCGCGGCCGCAGGCGAGGAGAGCTCTCGGCGTCGTCCTGATTGTGGCCGTGCTCGCTGTAGCGCTCGACCAGGGCTCGAAGGCCCTCGCGGTGGCGCAGCTGACGCCGGGCGAACGGATACCGCTTCTCGGCGACCTGTTCGGCCTGTCCCTGGTCTACAACCCCGGAGCTGCGTTCTCTCTCGGCTCCGGGGCCACCTGGGTCCTCACTCTCGTCGGCGTGATCGCCGCCGCTGCGGTGGTCGTGTTCGCCGTGCGATTGCGCGGTGCCCGGTGGGGTCTCGCGTTGGGGCTTGTCCTCGGCGGCGCGGTGGGCAACCTGGTCGACCGGCTCCTGAGCCCGCCGTCATTAGGGCGAGGGCACGTCACCGATTTCCTCGCCTACGGCGACCTCTTCGTCGGGAACATCGCCGACGTCTTCGTCGTGGTCGGTGTCGGCCTGGTCAGCCTGAACCTCCTCACGCCGAGCCCGCGCGCGGCAACCAACAGCGAATAG